The Pantoea phytobeneficialis genome has a segment encoding these proteins:
- a CDS encoding SpoVR family protein encodes MTTIFDEPTRNSKRLSDGPDWTFELLDVYLAEIDRVAKLYGLDTYPHQIEVITSEQMMDAYSSVGMPINYAHWSFGKKFIETEQRYKHGQQGLAYEIVINSNPCIAYLMEENTMTMQALVMAHACYGHNSFFKNNYLFRSWTDASSIVDYLLFARNYISDCEERYGVEEVERLLDSCHALMNYGVDRYKRPQKISLQEEKARQKSREEYLQSQVNTLWRTLPRKEKESVQVEAARYPSEPQENLLYFMEKNAPLLEPWQREVLRIVRKVSQYFYPQKQTQVMNEGWATFWHYTILNHMYDEGKVSERFMMEFLHSHTNVVFQPPYNSPWYNGINPYALGFAMFQDIKRICQSPTEEDRYWFPDIAGSDWLKTLHFAMREFKDESFISQFLSPKVMRDFRLFTVLDDDRNNYLEIAAIHDEAGYRAIRQQLSAQYNLSNLEPNIQVYNVDLRGDRSLTLRYVPQQRAPLDKSRREVLKHVHRLWGFDVILEQQNEDGSVELLDRSPARGPAL; translated from the coding sequence ATGACGACAATCTTTGACGAGCCAACCAGGAACAGTAAACGACTCAGTGACGGGCCTGACTGGACATTCGAGTTGCTTGATGTCTATCTGGCAGAAATTGACCGTGTAGCCAAACTCTATGGGCTGGATACCTATCCGCACCAAATTGAAGTAATCACCTCTGAGCAGATGATGGACGCCTACTCCAGCGTGGGTATGCCGATCAACTATGCCCACTGGTCCTTCGGCAAGAAATTTATTGAGACTGAGCAACGCTATAAGCACGGGCAACAAGGCCTGGCTTATGAGATCGTGATTAACTCCAACCCCTGTATCGCCTATCTGATGGAAGAGAACACCATGACGATGCAGGCGCTGGTTATGGCGCATGCCTGCTATGGTCACAACTCTTTCTTCAAAAATAATTACCTGTTCCGCAGTTGGACCGATGCCAGTTCGATTGTCGATTACCTGCTGTTTGCCCGTAATTACATCTCCGACTGTGAAGAACGTTACGGTGTAGAGGAAGTTGAGCGGTTGCTCGACTCCTGCCATGCCCTGATGAACTACGGCGTGGATCGTTATAAACGCCCGCAAAAAATCTCCTTACAGGAAGAGAAAGCGCGGCAAAAAAGCCGTGAAGAGTATCTACAAAGTCAGGTCAATACGTTGTGGCGTACCCTGCCGCGTAAAGAGAAAGAGTCGGTACAGGTTGAAGCCGCTCGCTATCCCTCTGAGCCACAAGAGAATTTGCTTTATTTTATGGAGAAGAATGCCCCGTTGCTGGAACCCTGGCAGCGTGAGGTGTTGCGCATTGTGCGTAAGGTTAGCCAGTACTTCTATCCACAAAAGCAAACCCAGGTAATGAACGAAGGCTGGGCAACGTTCTGGCATTACACCATCCTCAACCATATGTATGACGAGGGGAAAGTGTCGGAACGCTTCATGATGGAGTTTTTGCATAGCCATACCAACGTGGTTTTCCAGCCGCCCTATAACAGCCCGTGGTATAACGGCATTAACCCTTATGCTCTCGGTTTTGCGATGTTCCAGGATATCAAACGTATTTGTCAGTCCCCGACTGAGGAAGATCGTTACTGGTTCCCGGATATCGCCGGTTCAGATTGGTTAAAGACGTTGCACTTCGCGATGCGGGAATTCAAGGATGAAAGCTTTATCAGCCAGTTCCTGTCGCCGAAAGTAATGCGCGATTTCCGCTTGTTCACCGTGCTGGATGATGATCGTAACAACTATCTGGAAATTGCCGCGATTCATGACGAAGCCGGTTATCGGGCAATCCGCCAGCAGCTGTCGGCGCAGTACAACCTGAGTAATCTGGAACCCAACATTCAGGTTTACAACGTCGATCTGCGCGGGGATCGCTCGCTGACGCTGCGTTACGTACCGCAGCAACGTGCGCCGTTAGATAAAAGCCGCCGCGAAGTCCTGAAGCACGTACATCGCCTGTGGGGCTTTGATGTCATCCTTGAACAACAGAATGAAGATGGCAGCGTAGAACTGCTGGATCGCAGCCCGGCACGCGGTCCGGCGCTGTAA
- the dadX gene encoding catabolic alanine racemase DadX, protein MSRPIVATINQQALRHNLTVVRQAAPASRVWSVVKANAYGHGIRRVWQNLAETDGFALLNMEEAILLREQGWKKPILLLEGFFHAEDLQLIDRYRLTTSVHSNWQIQALAQVQLSAPIDIYVKVNSGMNRLGFRPEQVNAAWQALRALPNVGEMTLMAHFADAENPQGIIEPMKRIELAAEGLNCPRSLSNSAATLWHPEAHFDWVRPGIVLYGASPSGNWQDIASTGLKPVMTLTSEIIGIQQLQAGDGVGYGYRYHASAAQRIGVVACGYADGYPRHAPTGTPVSVNGVMTRTVGAISMDMIMIDLEPCPQAGIGSKVELWGEQVKIDDVAKAAGTVGYELMCALAPRVPVEII, encoded by the coding sequence ATGTCACGTCCGATTGTCGCCACCATTAATCAACAGGCGCTGCGACATAATCTCACCGTCGTTCGTCAGGCGGCACCCGCATCACGCGTTTGGTCCGTGGTAAAGGCTAACGCTTATGGGCACGGTATCCGCCGCGTCTGGCAGAACCTGGCCGAAACCGACGGTTTCGCGTTACTGAACATGGAAGAAGCCATCCTGCTGCGTGAGCAGGGGTGGAAAAAACCGATTCTGCTGCTGGAAGGTTTTTTCCATGCAGAAGATCTGCAACTGATCGACCGCTATCGCCTGACGACCAGCGTGCACAGCAACTGGCAGATTCAGGCGCTGGCGCAGGTGCAACTCTCTGCGCCGATCGATATCTATGTGAAGGTGAACAGCGGCATGAATCGCCTCGGCTTCCGTCCTGAGCAGGTGAATGCCGCCTGGCAGGCGTTGCGGGCGTTACCCAATGTCGGCGAGATGACGCTGATGGCACACTTCGCTGATGCCGAGAATCCGCAGGGAATTATCGAGCCGATGAAGCGCATTGAACTGGCAGCAGAAGGGCTGAACTGCCCACGCTCGCTGTCGAATTCGGCGGCTACGTTGTGGCACCCGGAAGCGCATTTCGACTGGGTCCGTCCCGGCATTGTGTTGTACGGTGCCTCGCCGAGCGGTAACTGGCAGGATATCGCCAGCACCGGTCTTAAACCGGTGATGACCCTGACCAGCGAAATCATTGGTATTCAACAATTACAGGCGGGTGATGGTGTGGGCTACGGTTATCGCTATCACGCATCTGCCGCTCAGCGTATCGGTGTGGTGGCCTGCGGTTACGCCGATGGTTATCCGCGCCATGCGCCGACCGGGACACCGGTAAGTGTCAATGGAGTGATGACGCGAACCGTCGGCGCGATTTCGATGGATATGATTATGATTGATCTCGAACCTTGCCCGCAGGCCGGAATTGGTTCGAAAGTGGAACTGTGGGGCGAACAGGTGAAAATCGATGACGTGGCAAAAGCAGCCGGAACGGTGGGCTACGAGTTGATGTGCGCCCTGGCACCACGCGTTCCGGTGGAAATCATTTAA
- a CDS encoding YcgN family cysteine cluster protein: MTDHPFWQTKRLDQMDDAEWESLCDGCGQCCLNKLQDADTDEIYFTNVACNQLNIKTCQCRNYERRFEYEEDCIKLTRENLTTFNWLPRTCAYRLLGEGKTLPAWHPLVAGSKKAMHAQRISVRYIAVRESEVRDWEDHIIDRPDRNG, encoded by the coding sequence ATGACTGATCACCCTTTCTGGCAAACAAAACGCCTTGACCAAATGGACGACGCAGAGTGGGAATCGCTGTGCGACGGCTGTGGGCAGTGCTGCCTGAATAAATTGCAGGATGCGGATACCGATGAAATTTACTTCACTAACGTCGCCTGCAATCAGCTAAACATTAAAACCTGCCAGTGTCGCAATTACGAACGGCGGTTTGAATATGAAGAAGACTGCATCAAGCTGACACGCGAAAATCTGACCACTTTCAATTGGCTGCCGCGTACCTGTGCGTATCGTTTGCTCGGTGAAGGGAAGACATTACCCGCCTGGCATCCGCTGGTTGCAGGTTCCAAGAAAGCCATGCATGCACAACGCATTTCAGTGCGTTACATCGCGGTGCGGGAGAGTGAAGTGCGGGATTGGGAAGATCACATCATCGATCGGCCAGACCGTAACGGTTAA
- a CDS encoding multidrug effflux MFS transporter has translation MQKFTLLLLSLVLLAPLGIDLYLPTLPQIAEGLNSPVSLIQTTIPLFLLVMGIGQLITGPLVDNFGRKPIALIGLALYIIGSAVAATASVWPIFMLARLIQGCAVCCTAVVAFSGVRDRLSGDAAARAYGFLNGALNIVPALAPLLGGLLADAWGWRAPFWFLSAYAVVITAVVLLWLPETRPANTLRVSGLPLGQYLAIAREPRFLAFAFANAGALGMVLTYVSLAPHVLMTEGGLTPLQFSFAFGANGFWIMLVSAFVNKTIRKAGRPFCLAMGFVAMLVGALLLTGGMALLPAAWQTHWALYMIPVAISVAGLAFTVGPATSYALEPYQQQAGVAAALQGFIQMACGAGGSLLVVALPLAEKSALALMMLVGAALALIAWRCSKRMHGSLTAVK, from the coding sequence ATGCAAAAATTTACCCTGCTGCTTTTAAGCCTGGTGCTGCTGGCACCGCTCGGCATTGATCTCTACCTGCCAACGCTACCGCAAATTGCCGAGGGGCTAAACAGCCCGGTGAGTCTGATTCAGACCACCATCCCACTGTTTTTACTGGTAATGGGGATCGGTCAACTGATCACCGGGCCATTGGTCGATAATTTTGGCCGTAAACCCATCGCGTTGATCGGGCTGGCGCTCTACATCATCGGTAGCGCCGTAGCGGCCACCGCCAGCGTCTGGCCGATATTTATGCTGGCACGCTTAATTCAGGGCTGTGCGGTATGTTGCACCGCGGTGGTGGCATTCAGCGGCGTACGCGACCGACTGAGCGGTGATGCCGCTGCTCGCGCTTACGGTTTTCTCAATGGCGCACTGAATATCGTCCCCGCACTGGCACCGTTGCTGGGTGGCCTGTTAGCCGATGCCTGGGGCTGGCGTGCCCCCTTCTGGTTTCTGTCGGCCTATGCCGTGGTGATCACTGCGGTGGTGCTGCTGTGGCTGCCAGAAACCCGCCCGGCCAATACCCTGCGTGTCTCAGGATTACCGCTGGGACAATATCTCGCCATCGCGCGGGAGCCACGTTTTCTGGCATTCGCCTTTGCCAATGCAGGCGCACTCGGCATGGTGCTGACCTATGTGTCGCTGGCCCCCCATGTACTGATGACCGAAGGCGGTCTGACACCACTCCAGTTCTCTTTTGCCTTTGGTGCCAATGGGTTCTGGATCATGCTGGTGAGTGCTTTTGTGAATAAAACCATCCGCAAAGCCGGTCGGCCATTTTGTCTGGCGATGGGTTTTGTCGCTATGTTAGTCGGTGCGCTGCTGCTCACCGGCGGAATGGCGCTGTTACCTGCGGCCTGGCAAACGCATTGGGCGTTGTACATGATCCCGGTCGCCATCTCCGTCGCCGGACTGGCTTTTACCGTTGGCCCGGCCACCAGCTATGCGTTGGAACCGTACCAACAGCAGGCGGGCGTTGCTGCGGCATTACAGGGATTTATTCAGATGGCCTGTGGTGCAGGCGGCAGCCTGTTGGTGGTGGCCTTACCGCTGGCGGAGAAATCCGCGCTGGCACTGATGATGCTGGTAGGTGCAGCGCTGGCGCTTATCGCCTGGCGCTGCAGTAAACGTATGCACGGTTCACTCACCGCGGTTAAATGA
- the wbaP gene encoding undecaprenyl-phosphate galactose phosphotransferase WbaP — protein MASTLVINNAARSWSGLRKNIIAKIALSISDLIALNLALFLSAATIQGIWGELDTFIPPHQIEYRFVAQLGLSLLCTLWFWVRLRHYTYRKPFWFELKEIVKTLFVFSLLDLALIAFSKWDFSRMVWVFSWSYALLLLPLMRAGVKRAINRAGQWQKETIIIGSGKNALEAYAALQSEEILGYNVQAFIALDSDKHPEHVNGVPVITWEDINWQTIDRDNTQFIVATEFEQQVVRDKWLKFLSKMQCRSVSVIPTLRGVPLYGTDMSFIFSHEVMILRVSNNLAKRSSRFLKRSFDIIVASLLLLFLAPVFALLCWMVKRDGGNAIYGHERVGFEGKKFHCLKFRSMVTNSQEVLQNLLATSEEARAEWDRDFKLKNDPRITKIGGFLRKTSLDELPQLWNVIRGEMSLVGPRPVIEAELERYAGDVDYYLMAKPGMTGLWQVSGRNDIDYDTRVYFDSWYVKNWALWTDIAILFKTAGVVLRRDGAY, from the coding sequence ATGGCAAGTACATTGGTAATAAATAATGCAGCCCGCTCATGGAGCGGCTTGCGAAAAAACATTATTGCGAAAATAGCCCTAAGCATTTCTGATTTAATTGCACTGAATCTGGCACTTTTTTTATCCGCCGCCACCATCCAGGGGATTTGGGGAGAACTGGACACCTTTATTCCTCCGCATCAAATTGAATATCGCTTCGTTGCGCAGTTAGGCCTTTCACTACTTTGCACTTTATGGTTTTGGGTGCGCCTCCGTCATTACACCTACCGCAAGCCTTTCTGGTTTGAACTGAAAGAGATCGTCAAAACCCTTTTCGTTTTCTCCCTACTCGACCTGGCACTGATTGCCTTCTCGAAATGGGACTTCTCGCGCATGGTGTGGGTGTTTAGCTGGAGCTATGCCCTGCTGCTGCTGCCGCTGATGCGTGCCGGAGTGAAGCGAGCCATTAATCGCGCCGGTCAATGGCAAAAAGAAACCATTATTATCGGTTCCGGTAAAAATGCGCTGGAAGCCTATGCAGCCCTGCAAAGTGAAGAGATTCTTGGCTATAACGTGCAGGCGTTTATTGCCCTTGATAGCGACAAGCACCCGGAGCATGTCAATGGCGTGCCAGTGATTACCTGGGAAGATATTAACTGGCAAACCATTGATCGTGATAACACCCAATTTATTGTCGCCACTGAGTTCGAACAGCAGGTGGTGCGGGATAAATGGTTGAAGTTCCTTTCCAAAATGCAATGCCGTTCGGTTTCCGTTATCCCGACACTGCGCGGTGTGCCGCTGTACGGCACGGATATGTCGTTTATCTTCAGTCATGAAGTGATGATCCTGCGCGTCAGCAACAACCTGGCAAAACGCTCTTCGCGCTTCCTTAAGCGTAGCTTCGACATTATCGTCGCTTCATTGCTGTTGCTGTTCCTCGCCCCGGTATTTGCGCTGCTGTGCTGGATGGTGAAACGTGACGGCGGCAACGCCATCTATGGTCATGAGCGCGTCGGTTTCGAAGGCAAGAAGTTTCACTGTCTGAAATTCCGTTCGATGGTGACCAATTCACAGGAAGTGCTGCAAAACCTGCTGGCGACCAGTGAGGAAGCGCGAGCCGAATGGGACCGCGACTTTAAGCTGAAAAACGATCCGCGCATCACCAAAATCGGGGGCTTCCTGCGTAAAACCAGCCTCGATGAATTACCTCAGCTATGGAACGTGATTCGCGGTGAAATGAGTCTGGTGGGACCACGACCGGTGATTGAGGCCGAACTGGAGCGTTATGCCGGAGATGTGGACTACTACCTGATGGCGAAACCAGGCATGACCGGGTTATGGCAGGTGAGCGGCCGTAACGATATCGACTACGATACCCGCGTCTATTTTGACTCCTGGTACGTGAAAAACTGGGCGTTATGGACAGACATCGCCATCCTGTTCAAGACCGCTGGTGTGGTTCTGCGCCGCGACGGTGCCTACTGA
- the nhaB gene encoding sodium/proton antiporter NhaB: MELSYAQAFRRNFLGQSPEWYKLTLITFLVINPLLFFFVSPFLAGWVLVAEFIFTLGMALKCHPLLPGGLLAVEAIAIGMASAEQVKTELAGNIEVLLLLIFMVAGIFFMKQLLLFVFTRILLSIRSKVLLGLTFCLAAAFLSAFLDALTVLAVVISVAMGFYDIYHRVASSGLPHHEEVVQRETLEKFRAFLRSLMMQAGVGTALGGVMTMVGEPQNLIIAHAAGWNFTEFFLRMAPVTVPVLLCGIITSILVERFRVFGYGETLPEAVRAILLESDRQASEQRTRQDTLRLWVQALIGVWLIIALAFHLAEVGLIGLSVIILATSLCGFTDEHTLGQAFTEALPFTALLAVFFAIVAVIIDQQLFQPLIHFVLQADPASQLSWFYVFNGLLSSISDNVFVGSVYINEAKHAFQSGAIDLRQFELLAVATNTGTNLPSVATPNGQAAFLFLLTSALAPLIRLSYGRMVWMALPFTLVLSLVGFFCINELLVPMSDYFIQQGWLSTTQL, translated from the coding sequence ATGGAACTCAGCTACGCGCAGGCCTTCAGACGCAATTTTCTCGGGCAATCACCCGAGTGGTACAAACTGACACTGATTACTTTTCTGGTCATCAATCCGCTGTTGTTCTTTTTTGTCAGCCCGTTTTTGGCGGGTTGGGTGTTGGTCGCCGAGTTTATTTTTACCCTTGGCATGGCGTTAAAGTGCCACCCACTGCTGCCCGGTGGCTTGTTGGCTGTCGAGGCAATTGCCATTGGCATGGCCAGTGCTGAACAGGTGAAAACTGAACTGGCCGGGAATATTGAAGTGTTGCTGCTGCTGATTTTTATGGTGGCGGGGATCTTCTTTATGAAACAACTGCTGTTATTCGTATTCACCCGTATTTTGCTGTCGATCCGCAGCAAAGTGCTGCTCGGCCTGACCTTCTGTCTTGCCGCTGCGTTTCTCTCCGCCTTCCTCGATGCGCTGACCGTACTGGCGGTGGTGATCAGCGTGGCGATGGGTTTTTATGATATTTATCATCGCGTGGCTTCGTCCGGGCTGCCGCACCATGAAGAAGTTGTCCAGCGGGAAACCCTGGAAAAATTTCGCGCCTTTTTGCGCAGCCTGATGATGCAGGCCGGTGTCGGCACCGCACTTGGCGGTGTAATGACAATGGTCGGCGAACCACAGAACCTGATCATTGCCCATGCCGCAGGGTGGAACTTCACAGAGTTTTTCCTGCGCATGGCGCCGGTTACCGTTCCGGTGTTGTTGTGTGGGATTATCACCAGCATTCTGGTGGAACGCTTCCGGGTGTTTGGCTACGGTGAAACGCTACCTGAGGCCGTACGCGCGATTTTACTGGAGAGCGACCGTCAGGCCAGTGAGCAGCGCACCCGCCAGGATACGCTGAGATTGTGGGTGCAGGCTTTGATCGGCGTTTGGCTAATTATCGCCCTCGCCTTTCATCTCGCCGAAGTTGGGTTGATCGGCCTTTCTGTGATTATTCTCGCCACCTCGCTGTGCGGGTTTACCGATGAACATACTCTCGGCCAGGCCTTTACCGAAGCTCTGCCCTTTACTGCATTGCTGGCGGTATTTTTTGCCATTGTCGCGGTGATCATTGACCAGCAACTGTTCCAGCCACTGATCCATTTTGTGTTGCAGGCCGACCCGGCCTCGCAACTCAGTTGGTTTTATGTGTTTAATGGTTTGCTGTCATCCATCTCGGATAATGTGTTTGTCGGCTCGGTGTATATCAACGAAGCGAAACATGCCTTCCAGAGTGGTGCGATTGATTTGCGTCAGTTTGAACTGTTGGCGGTCGCCACCAATACCGGCACGAATTTACCCTCAGTTGCTACCCCGAATGGTCAGGCAGCCTTCCTGTTTTTGTTGACCTCAGCACTGGCACCGCTGATTCGTCTCTCATATGGCCGCATGGTGTGGATGGCGCTGCCGTTTACCCTGGTGCTGTCACTGGTGGGATTTTTCTGCATCAATGAATTGCTGGTACCAATGAGTGATTATTTCATCCAGCAAGGTTGGCTTAGCACCACACAACTCTGA
- a CDS encoding D-amino acid dehydrogenase, with protein sequence MRVVILGSGVVGVASAWYLAQAGHEVTVIDRQPGAALETSAGNAGQISPGYAAPWAAPGVPLKAVKWMFQRHAPLAIRLDGSRFQLEWMWNMLRNCDMRHYQENKSRMVRIAEYSRDCLKALRESTGIAYEGRQGGTLQLFRTRQQFESASKDIAVLKEAGVPYQLLESHQLASVEPALATTAHKLTGGLRLPNDETGDCQLFTQRLAAMAAAAGVTFRFDTPVDHLLREGNRIYGVKCGDEVIKADAYVVAFGSYSTALLKDIVSIPVYPLKGYSLTIPIKNPDAAPVSTILDETYKVAVTRFDDRIRVGGMAEIVGFNTKLLPARRETLEMVVSDLYPEGGYVEQATFWSGLRPMTPDGTPIVGRTPLSNLYLNTGHGTLGWTMACGSGQLLADLISGKKPAIASDDLSVLRYLPGFEPNTSPLRNANVTR encoded by the coding sequence ATGCGCGTAGTGATTCTGGGAAGTGGTGTGGTCGGCGTCGCAAGCGCCTGGTACCTGGCGCAGGCCGGGCATGAGGTTACCGTCATTGATCGTCAGCCGGGGGCAGCGCTGGAGACCAGCGCAGGTAATGCCGGACAAATTTCTCCCGGCTATGCTGCCCCCTGGGCCGCACCGGGTGTACCACTCAAAGCGGTTAAATGGATGTTCCAGCGTCATGCGCCATTGGCTATCCGCCTCGATGGCAGTCGCTTCCAACTGGAGTGGATGTGGAACATGCTGCGCAACTGCGATATGCGCCACTATCAGGAAAACAAAAGTCGCATGGTGCGGATTGCGGAATACAGCCGTGACTGCCTGAAAGCCTTGCGTGAATCGACCGGGATAGCTTACGAGGGACGTCAGGGCGGCACCCTGCAACTGTTTCGCACCCGCCAGCAATTCGAAAGCGCCAGCAAAGATATTGCGGTGCTGAAAGAAGCGGGAGTGCCTTACCAACTGCTGGAGTCCCACCAACTGGCGAGTGTTGAACCGGCGCTGGCGACAACGGCCCACAAACTGACCGGTGGTTTGCGTCTGCCAAACGATGAAACTGGCGATTGCCAGCTATTTACCCAGCGCCTCGCGGCGATGGCTGCCGCCGCTGGCGTCACCTTCCGCTTCGATACGCCGGTTGATCACCTGCTACGTGAAGGTAACCGTATCTACGGTGTGAAATGTGGGGATGAAGTGATCAAAGCCGATGCTTACGTGGTGGCGTTTGGTTCTTACTCGACCGCGCTGCTGAAAGATATTGTCAGCATTCCGGTGTATCCGTTGAAAGGTTATTCGCTGACGATTCCGATTAAAAACCCGGATGCGGCGCCGGTCTCTACCATTCTGGATGAAACCTATAAAGTGGCTGTCACACGCTTTGATGATCGTATCCGCGTGGGCGGCATGGCGGAAATTGTTGGTTTTAACACCAAACTGTTGCCAGCACGTCGTGAAACGCTGGAGATGGTGGTCAGCGATCTCTATCCTGAAGGCGGTTATGTTGAACAGGCCACGTTCTGGAGCGGATTGCGTCCGATGACGCCGGACGGCACGCCAATTGTTGGCCGTACGCCGCTCTCTAATCTCTATCTTAATACCGGTCATGGTACGCTGGGATGGACGATGGCCTGCGGTTCTGGCCAGTTGCTGGCCGATCTGATTTCCGGGAAGAAACCGGCCATCGCTTCTGACGATTTGTCAGTGCTGCGTTATTTACCCGGTTTTGAGCCAAACACATCGCCGTTGCGTAACGCTAACGTAACGCGTTGA
- the fadR gene encoding fatty acid metabolism transcriptional regulator FadR translates to MVIKAQSPAGFAEEYIIESIWNSRFPPGSILPAERELSELIGVTRTTLREVLQRLARDGWLTIQHGKPTRVNDFWETSGLNILETLARLDHDSVPQLIDNLLSVRTNIASIFISRALRHHPDKARDVLETALNSEDQADAYTELDYRVFRGLAFASGNPIYGLILNGLKGLYTRVGRHYFSNPEARELARSFYRQLADLCGVKPTQEQIVDCVRDYGRRSGEIWHGMQKSMPDDLGTKR, encoded by the coding sequence ATGGTGATTAAGGCGCAAAGCCCCGCAGGATTTGCTGAAGAGTATATTATTGAAAGCATCTGGAACAGTCGTTTTCCGCCGGGGTCAATTCTACCTGCCGAACGTGAGCTTTCTGAATTGATCGGGGTGACCCGTACTACGCTGCGTGAAGTTTTACAGCGCCTGGCGCGTGATGGCTGGCTGACCATCCAGCACGGTAAACCTACGCGGGTGAATGATTTTTGGGAAACATCAGGTTTAAACATTCTCGAAACTCTGGCAAGGCTCGATCATGATAGCGTGCCGCAGCTGATTGATAATCTGTTGTCGGTACGAACCAATATTGCCTCTATCTTTATCAGCCGTGCCTTACGTCATCATCCGGACAAAGCGCGCGATGTGCTGGAAACGGCGCTGAATTCTGAGGATCAGGCAGATGCCTACACTGAGCTGGACTATCGTGTATTCCGTGGTCTGGCATTTGCTTCCGGTAACCCGATCTACGGTTTGATCCTCAATGGACTGAAAGGTCTGTATACCCGCGTTGGCCGCCACTACTTCTCCAATCCGGAAGCGCGTGAGTTGGCTCGCAGTTTCTACCGTCAACTGGCGGATCTGTGTGGGGTTAAACCGACGCAGGAGCAGATTGTCGATTGCGTGCGTGATTATGGTCGCCGCAGCGGTGAAATCTGGCATGGCATGCAGAAAAGTATGCCGGATGATTTGGGGACTAAGCGTTAA
- the dsbB gene encoding disulfide bond formation protein DsbB has translation MLRYLNQCSRGRGAWLLLALTALALELTALFFQHVMGLQPCVMCIYERCALFGVMGAGIVGAIAPKTPLRWAAIVIWLYSAIQGVRLSYEHTMIQLHPNPFVTCDFAARFPTWLPLDKWLPAVFVARGDCAAIDWSFLGWSMPQWMIVIFAAYLVVGLLVLIAQPFKAKRRDLFGR, from the coding sequence ATGTTGCGATATTTGAACCAATGTTCGCGAGGACGCGGAGCCTGGTTATTGTTGGCACTGACGGCACTGGCTCTCGAACTGACTGCGCTCTTTTTCCAACACGTCATGGGATTACAGCCCTGTGTGATGTGTATTTATGAGCGTTGCGCACTGTTTGGCGTGATGGGTGCGGGTATTGTCGGAGCCATTGCGCCGAAAACCCCGTTGCGTTGGGCTGCGATTGTCATCTGGCTGTACAGTGCGATTCAGGGAGTTCGCCTCTCTTATGAACACACCATGATCCAACTCCATCCGAATCCCTTTGTCACCTGTGATTTTGCCGCGCGTTTCCCGACCTGGCTGCCACTGGATAAATGGTTGCCTGCCGTGTTCGTGGCGCGGGGTGACTGCGCCGCCATTGACTGGAGTTTCCTTGGCTGGAGCATGCCGCAGTGGATGATCGTCATTTTTGCGGCTTATCTGGTAGTTGGCCTGCTGGTGCTGATTGCACAGCCGTTCAAAGCCAAACGTCGTGATTTGTTTGGCCGTTAA
- a CDS encoding fumarylacetoacetate hydrolase family protein encodes MYQHRNWQGALLDYPASKVVCVGSNYAKHIKEMGSATPTEPVVFIKPETALCDLRQPLSIPGNFGEVHHEVELAVLIGATLKQASEEHVAKAIAGYGVALDLTLRDVQAGLKKAGQPWEKSKGFDNSCPLSGFIPAAEFSGNPQDTELKLVVNGEVRQHGTTADMIHKILPLIAYMSQYFTLRAGDVVLTGTPEGVGPMRSGDKLEISLAGHGITTRVL; translated from the coding sequence ATGTATCAGCATCGTAACTGGCAGGGCGCTTTGTTGGATTACCCGGCCAGTAAAGTGGTCTGTGTTGGCAGCAACTATGCTAAGCACATTAAGGAGATGGGAAGTGCAACGCCAACCGAGCCGGTGGTGTTCATCAAGCCTGAAACCGCGCTGTGCGATCTGCGTCAGCCACTGTCGATTCCAGGGAATTTCGGTGAAGTCCACCACGAAGTTGAACTGGCGGTGCTGATTGGTGCCACGCTGAAGCAGGCGAGTGAAGAGCATGTGGCGAAAGCCATCGCGGGTTACGGTGTGGCGCTGGATTTGACGTTGCGTGATGTCCAGGCTGGTCTGAAAAAAGCGGGACAGCCGTGGGAAAAATCGAAAGGTTTTGATAACTCTTGCCCGCTGTCTGGGTTTATCCCGGCCGCTGAATTCAGCGGCAATCCACAGGATACCGAACTGAAACTGGTGGTGAATGGCGAAGTTCGCCAGCATGGCACCACCGCAGATATGATCCACAAAATTCTGCCGTTGATTGCCTATATGAGCCAGTATTTCACGCTGCGTGCGGGCGATGTGGTACTTACCGGCACCCCAGAGGGTGTGGGCCCGATGCGTTCTGGTGACAAACTTGAAATCTCGCTGGCCGGTCACGGTATTACGACGCGCGTGCTGTAA